A single region of the Vicia villosa cultivar HV-30 ecotype Madison, WI linkage group LG4, Vvil1.0, whole genome shotgun sequence genome encodes:
- the LOC131594509 gene encoding uncharacterized protein LOC131594509, producing the protein MATPMKTVRRNPSYSFLNPNLDSIGCLPKKITPDETTNFRKEYGYILSLLKMPFTKYEQEGVHTLLQFYNPSLRCFTFTDYLLVPTLEEYSLFLGLPIKKEVPYYSTMKAPDSIEIAKALYLSKSVVEANLTKKGGGFGFCMEFLVKRGCEAAEAKEWDTFRAILALSIYGIVMFSDVPNFVDMNAIHMFILQNPVPTLLGDVYHSIHHKNGQKGGKGGLVRFCAPLLYRWFRSHLPEHGAFVDSRHTSKWAERIMGLRAKDIVWYNSALDDKEVIMSCGKFKNVPLMGLRGGINYNPVLARRTFGYAFISPPEQTEIAENIFYHVVTDNGQMAEAVQAWKSICWRDKKHFGQRDCATYEDYTKWIESVVAVQGMPFPPKDPLYPPSGKQPNIVSMPCYNQTVEQNRKLTEQMETMQVKMNTDRQEKLSALHKLKMRETELEELYAKGSTSQKRPRMTVNSKANETQERKIKEHYEDQLAELTKRLQIQTDIAKFEKARRKKADKLLLERQARIEGCYEEIRKLKGRVEEKGQSDAQAQEEARGWELRSRYLETMHFRKDLLIQEVVKRPTHAETKKLFEEMKAWSYKNIGDSPLRHLDMGDPA; encoded by the coding sequence ATGGCCACACCAATGAAGACTGTTAGACGCAACCCCTCTTATTCTTTCCTgaatccgaatctggattccATTGGGTGTTTACCAAAGAAGATTACGCCAGATGAGACAACCAACTTCAGAAAGGAATATGGGTACATTCTGAGCcttctcaagatgccgttcaccaaGTACGAGCAAGAGGGAGTTCATACTTTGCTTCAGTTCTATAATCCTTCCCTCCGCTGCTTCACGTTCACCGACTACCTCTTGGTTCCTACATTGGAAGAGTATTCCCTATTTCTTGGCCTCCCTATAAAGAAGGAAGTGCCATACTATAGCACCATGAAGGCCCCCGATTCCATTGAAattgctaaggctctttatttgagcaagtcagtCGTGGAAGCAAACCTCACCAAGAAGGGAGGAGGTTTCGGTTTTTGCATGGAGTTTCTGGTTAAAAGGGGTTGTGAGGCTGCTGAAGCAAAGGAATGGGACACATTTAGGGCTATCTTGGCTCTAAGTATATATGGCATCGTGATGTTCTCAGACGTTCCTAATTttgttgacatgaatgcaatTCATATGTTCATCTTGCAGAATCCGGTTCCTACGCTTTTGGGGGATGTTTACCACTCCATTCATCACAAGAATGGTCAGAAGGGAGGTAAGGGAGGTCTGGTTAGATTCTGTGCTCCGTTGTTATACCGATGGTTCAGGTCACATCTACCTGAGCATGGAGCTTTCGTTGATAGTAGGCACACATCTAAATGGGCTGAAAGGATTATGGGGCTGAGGGCTAAAGATATTGTCTGGTACAATAGCGCTTTAGATGACAAGGAAGTTATTATGAGTTGCGGAAAATTCAAAAACGTACCTCTCATGGGTCTTAGGGGCGGAATCAACTATAACCCCGTCTTGGCCAGAAGAACGTTTGGATATGCTTTTATCAGTCCACCTGAGCAAACAGAGATAGCTGAGAACATTTTCTATCATGTGGTCACCGACAATGGGCAGATGGCAGAAGCTGTACAAGCCTGgaagagtatttgttggagagataAGAAACATTTTGGTCAGCGAGATTGTGCTACTTATGAGGATTATACTAAGTGGATCGAGTCTGTGGTTGCTGTTCAAGGGATGCCTTTTCCTCCTAAGGACCCCTTGTACCCTCCCTCTGGTAAACAACCCAACATTGTTTCCATGCCCTGCTATAATCAAACTGTTGAGCAGAATCggaaattgactgaacaaatggaaacaatgcaagtgaagatgaatactgataggcaggagaagctttctgctcttcataagttgaaaatgagagaaacagagcttgaagaattgtatgctaaaggaagtacttctcagaagaggccaagaatgaCTGTGAATTCTAAAGCTAATGAAACTCAAGAGAGGAAGATCAAAGAGCATTATGAGGATCAGTTGGCGGAATTGACAAAGAGGCTCCAAATCCAGACTGATATAGCCAAATTTGAGAAAGCCCGTCGAAAGAAAGCAGACAAGCTCCTTCTGGAACGTCAGGCAAGGATTGAGGGGTGTTATGAAGAGATTCGCAAGTTGAAGGGTCGAGTGGAAGAAAAGGGGCAGAGTGATgctcaagctcaagaggaagccagAGGTTGGGAATTGAGAAGCCGTTACTTGGAGACCATGCATTTCAGAAAAGACCTATTGATTCAAGAAGTTGTTAAAAGACCAACCCATGCTGAGACCAAAAAGctgtttgaagaaatgaaggcttggagctataagaacattggagatagcccacttcgtcatttggacatgggagatcctgcTTAG